One window of the Triticum dicoccoides isolate Atlit2015 ecotype Zavitan chromosome 3B, WEW_v2.0, whole genome shotgun sequence genome contains the following:
- the LOC119276159 gene encoding myosin-17-like isoform X3 produces the protein MGTPANIIVGSHVWVEDPTLAWIDGEVVSIKNNEVHVQTSNGKKVNTDRSKVFPKDMEAPPGGVDDMTRLSYLHEPGVLQNLATRYELNEIYTYTGSILIAVNPFQRLPHLYDTHMMEQYKGADFGELSPHVFAIADVAYREMINEGKNNSILVSGESGAGKTETTKMLMRYLAHLGGRSGVEGRTVEQQVLESNPVLEAFGNAKTVRNNNSSRFGKFVEIQFDKTGRISGAAIRTYLLERSRVCQINTPERNYHCFYFLCAAPPEDTQRYKLADARSFHYLNQSSCIEVEGINDAEEYLATRRAMDIVGINEEEQEAIFRVVAAVLHIGNINFAKGKEVDSSVIQDDNSRFHLNTASELLECDCNNLEKALITREIVTPEEIITRTLDPESALASRDALAKTIYSRLFDWIVEKINVSIGQDPNSKQLIGVLDIYGFESFKINSFEQLCINYTNEKLQQHFNQHVFKMEQEEYTREEINWSYIEFVDNQDVLDLIEKKGGLIALLDEACMFPRSTHETFAQKLYTTFKNNKRFVKPKLSRTDFTVVHYAGDVTYQADHFLDKNKDYVVAEHQDLLNASSCPFVASLFPSLPEESSKSSKFSSIGSRFKLQLQSLMETLSSTEPHYIRCVKPNNLLKPAIFENTNVIQQLRCGGVLEAIRISCAGYPTRKTFYEFVNRFGVLGPELLEGSNDDKIACQKILEKMKLENYQIGKTKVFLRAGQMADLDARRAEVLGKAARIIQRLMRTYIARKQFVLVRRSATHLQSFVRGTLVRNLYECMRREAAAVKIQKNVRRHKARESYLLLQAATVTLQTGLRAMSARKEFRFRKETKAAVHIQARWRCHRDYSHYKNMQRAVLTYQCAWRQRLARRELRNLKMAARETGALKEAKDKLEKRVEELTWRLGLEKRLRTDLEEAKTQEIAKLQETLHDLQLQVEEAKTMATKEREAARKAIEEAPPVIKETPVLVEDTEKVNSLTAEVDQLKALLQTERQARETAKKEHAEAERRNEELMKKFEGAEKKIEQLQDTAQRLEEKATNMESENKVLRQQAVAISPTAKALAAYPKSPFQLRTPEIVNAPNGEVKSSPDVTPISLNLKELEAEEKPQKSLNEKQQENQDLLIKCVSQDLGFSSGRAIAACVIYRCLLHWRSFEVERTGVFDRIIQTIGSAIEVQDNNDKLAYWLSNSSTLLLLLQRTLKTTGAAGLTPQRRRSTAASFGRVFSGIRASPQSAARPFLGSRLIGGLGDLRQVEAKYPALLFKQQLTAFLEKIYGMIRDNLKKEISPLLGLCIQAPRTSRASLIKGSRSQANALAQQTLIAHWQSIVKILTNYLNVLKANYVPSFLISKVFTQIFSFINVQLFNSLLLRRECCSFSNGEYVKAGLAELEQWCIYATEEYAGSSWEELKHIRQAVGFLVIHQKPKKTLKEITNDLCPVLSIQQLYRISTMYWDDKYGTHTVSSEVISSMRIMMTEDSNNAVSSSFLLDDDSSIPFSVDDISKSMTEIEVTDVDMPPLIRENSGFTFLHQRKD, from the exons ATG GGAACTCCAGCTAACATCATTGTTGGTTCTCATGTTTGGGTGGAGGATCCAACTCTAGCATGGATAGATGGCGAGGTTGTCAGCATAAAAAACAATGAAGTTCATGTGCAGACATCAAATGGGAAAAAG GTTAATACAGACAGATCAAAAGTTTTTCCCAAGGATATGGAAGCTCCACCAGGAGGAGTGGATGATATGACAAGATTATCATACTTACACGAGCCTGGGGTTCTACAGAATCTTGCTACGCGTTATGaactgaatgaaatatat ACTTACACTGGTAGCATTTTGATTGCGGTAAATCCGTTTCAAAGATTACCGCATCTTTATGATACCCACATGATGGAACAATACAAGGGTGCAGATTTTGGGGAGCTGAGTCCACACGTCTTTGCAATTGCTGACGTTGCTTATAG GGAAATGATAAATGAAGGGAAAAACAACTCTATTTTAGTCAGTGGTGAAAGTGGTGCTGGCAAGACTGAAACAACAAAGATGCTTATGAGATATCTAGCACACTTAGGTGGACGATCTGGAGTAGAAGGGCGAACTGTAGAGCAACAAGTTCTAGAG TCAAATCCAGTCCTTGAAGCTTTTGGTAACGCAAAAACTGTGAGGAACAATAACTCGAG TCGCTTTGGCAAGTTTGTGGAGATCCAATTTGACAAGACTGGACGAATCTCGGGAGCTGCTATAAGAACTTACTTGCTGGAAAGATCCCGCGTATGCCAAATAAATACTCCGGAAAGAAATTATCATTGTTTCTATTTTCTTTGTGCGGCACCACCTGAG GATACCCAAAGGTATAAGTTGGCTGATGCTAGATCTTTTCACTACCTCAATCAGTCAAGCTGTATTGAGGTTGAAGGAATTAATGACGCGGAAGAGTATTTAGCAACACGGAGGGCCATGGACATAGTTGGAATCAATGAGGAAGAACAG GAAGCTATATTCCGGGTTGTAGCAGCTGTACTTCATATTGGAAATATAAATTTCGCCAAGGGAAAAGAAGTTGATTCATCTGTGATTCAGGATGATAACTCGAGGTTTCACCTTAACACTGCGTCAGAGCTATTGGA GTGCGATTGCAATAATTTGGAGAAGGCACTAATAACACGAGAAATAGTTACTCCTGAAGAAATAATTACTAGAACACTTGATCCTGAGTCGGCACTTGCTAGTAGAGATGCATTAGCCAAAACAATATACTCCCGATTGTTTGATTG GATCGTGGAAAAAATTAATGTCTCCATTGGACAGGACCCAAACTCTAAACAACTGATTGGTGTTCTTGATATCTATGGATTTGAGAGTTTCAAAATTAACAG TTTTGAACAGTTATGCATCAATTATACAAATGAAAAGCTGCAGCAGCATTTTAATCAG CATGTGTTCAAAATGGAGCAAGAGGAATATACTAGGGAGGAGATAAACTGGAGTTACATAGAGTTTGTTGATAATCAAGATGTGCTAGACTTGATTGAGAAG AAAGGTGGATTGATTGCGCTTCTGGATGAAGCATG TATGTTTCCCAGATCAACACATGAGACATTTGCACAGAAGCTGTATACAACATTTAAGAATAACAAGCGATTTGTCAAACCAAAGCTTTCACGTACAGACTTTACAGTTGTCCATTATGCTGGCGAT GTGACATACCAGGCTGATCATTTCTTAGACAAGAACAAAGATTATGTAGTGGCGGAACATCAGGATTTGCTGAATGCTTCTTCATGTCCTTTTGTAGCTAGCTTATTCCCTTCACTCCCTGAAGaatcatcaaagtcttcaaaatTTTCATCTATTGGGTCACGTTTTAAG CTGCAACTTCAGTCTCTCATGGAGACCTTGAGCTCTACTGAACCCCATTATATTAGATGTGTGAAGCCAAACAATCTCCTCAAGCCAGCCATTTTTGAGAACACAAATGTTATACAACAACTACGATGTGGA GGTGTTCTTGAAGCTATCAGGATAAGCTGTGCTGGATACCCCACAAGAAAAACATTCTATGAATTTGTTAATCGCTTTGGTGTTCTTGGCCCTGAACTTCTAGAAGGAAG TAACGACGATAAGATTGCATGCCAAAAGATTCTGGAAAAAATGAAGTTGGAGAACTACCAG ATAGGAAAAACAAAGGTATTCCTGAGAGCTGGACAAATGGCTGATTTGGATGCACGGAGGGCAGAAGTGTTAGGGAAAGCAGCAAGAATTATACAGAGACTAATGCGTACATATATTGCACGGAAACAGTTTGTTTTGGTTAGGAGATCAGCAACACATCTACAATCTTTTGTTAGAG GGACCTTGGTTCGTAATTTGTACGAATGCATGAGGCGAGAAGCAGCAGCAGTCAAAATACAAAAAAATGTGCGTCGTCACAAAGCACGCGAATCTTATTTACTACTGCAAGCAGCTACAGTCACGCTGCAAACTGGCTTAAGGGCAATGTCTGCTCGCAAAGAATTCAGATTCAGAAAGGAAACCAAAGCAGCTGTCCATATCCAA GCTCGATGGCGCTGCCACAGAGACTATTCACATTACAAGAATATGCAGCGAGCAGTTCTTACTTACCAGTGTGCGTGGAGACAAAGGCTTGCAAGAAGAGAGCTCAGAAATCTCAAGATG GCCGCAAGAGAAACTGGAGCCCTCAAAGAGGCCAAAGATAAGCTTGAGAAGCGCGTTGAAGAGTTAACATGGCGCTTAGGACTGGAGAAGCGATTAAGG ACTGACCTCGAGGAAGCAAAAACTCAGGAAATTGCTAAGCTGCAAGAAACATTGCATGACCTACAGCTTCAAGTTGAAGAAGCAAAGACCATGGCCACTAAGGAAAGAGAAGCAGCGAGAAAGGCAATTGAAGAAGCACCTCCAGTAATCAAAGAGACTCCTGTATTGGTCGAAGACACTGAAAAAGTTAACTCTTTAACAGCTGAAGTTGATCAACTGAAG GCTTTGCTGCAAACTGAAAGGCAAGCCAGAGAGACTGCAAAGAAAGAACATGCTGAAGCTGAACGGAGAAATGAAGAACTAATGAAGAAATTCGAAGGCGCAGAGAAAAAGATTGAGCAACTTCAGGACACTGCCCAGAG GCTGGAAGAGAAAGCAACTAACATGGAGTCGGAGAACAAGGTGCTTCGTCAACAGGCTGTTGCAATTTCTCCTACTGCGAAAGCATTAGCTGCCTATCCCAAGTCTCCTTTCCAA CTGAGAACTCCGGAGATTGTGAATGCTCCGAATGGGGAGGTAAAATCTTCACCA GATGTAACCCCCATCTCACTGAATCTCAAAGAGCTTGAGGCTGAGGAGAAGCCTCAAAAATCACTCAACGAGAAGCAACAG GAAAACCAAGACCTGCTAATCAAGTGTGTATCACAAGATTTGGGATTCTCCAGTGGTAGGGCTATTGCAGCTTGCGTTATATACAGGTGTCTTCTGCACTGGAGATCATTTGAAGTTGAAAGAACTGGTGTTTTTGACCGTATTATTCAAACAATAGGCTCTGCTATAGAG GTCCAGGACAATAATGACAAGTTAGCGTATTGGCTCTCCAATTCATCCacattactcctacttctacaacgGACACTGAAAACGACTGGAGCAGCTGGACTCACTCCTCAGAGGCGAAGGTCAACTGCTGCATCGTTTGGGAGGGTTTTTTCG GGAATTCGAGCTTCACCACAAAGTGCTGCACGACCTTTTCTTGGTAGCCGCTTGATTGGAGGACTAGGTGATCTTCGTCAAGTTGAAGCCAAGTATCCTGCTCTGCTTTTCAAGCAACAACTTACAGCTTTcctcgagaagatatacggaatgaTTAGAGACAATCTGAAGAAAGAGATATCTCCATTGCTTGGTCTTTGCATCCAG GCACCAAGAACATCTCGTGCAAGTTTGATAAAAGGATCTCGTTCTCAAGCAAATGCCTTGGCCCAACAAACTCTGATCGCACATTGGCAGAGTATTGTGAAAATATTAACAAACTACCTGAATGTTTTGAAAGCCAATTAT GTCCCTTCATTCTTAATCAGCAAGGTGTTCACTCAGATATTTTCGTTTATTAATGTCCAGCTGTTCAATAG TCTTCTCCTCCGACGGGAGTGCTGTTCGTTTAGCAACGGAGAATATGTCAAAGCTGGATTGGCTGAGTTAGAGCAGTGGTGCATTTATGCCACTGAAGAG TATGCAGGTTCTTCCTGGGAAGAGTTGAAGCATATTAGGCAGGCCGTTGGATTCCTT GTAATTCATCAAAAGCCAAAGAAAACATTGAAAGAAATCACCAACGATTTGTGCCCT GTCCTTAGCATACAACAGCTATATCGAATCAGTACAATGTATTGGGATGACAAATATGGCACCCACACTGTTTCGTCAGAG GTCATCTCAAGTATGAGAATAATGATGACAGAAGACTCGAACAATGCAGTGAGCAGTTCTTTCTTGTTGGATGACGATTCAAG cattccatTCTCGGTGGATGACATCTCAAAGTCAATGACAGAAATCGAGGTAACGGACGTTGATATGCCACCTTTGATCCGGGAGAATTCTGGATTTACTTTCCTACACCAAAGAAAGGACTAA
- the LOC119276159 gene encoding myosin-17-like isoform X1, protein MGTPANIIVGSHVWVEDPTLAWIDGEVVSIKNNEVHVQTSNGKKVNTDRSKVFPKDMEAPPGGVDDMTRLSYLHEPGVLQNLATRYELNEIYTYTGSILIAVNPFQRLPHLYDTHMMEQYKGADFGELSPHVFAIADVAYREMINEGKNNSILVSGESGAGKTETTKMLMRYLAHLGGRSGVEGRTVEQQVLESNPVLEAFGNAKTVRNNNSSRFGKFVEIQFDKTGRISGAAIRTYLLERSRVCQINTPERNYHCFYFLCAAPPEDTQRYKLADARSFHYLNQSSCIEVEGINDAEEYLATRRAMDIVGINEEEQEAIFRVVAAVLHIGNINFAKGKEVDSSVIQDDNSRFHLNTASELLECDCNNLEKALITREIVTPEEIITRTLDPESALASRDALAKTIYSRLFDWIVEKINVSIGQDPNSKQLIGVLDIYGFESFKINSFEQLCINYTNEKLQQHFNQHVFKMEQEEYTREEINWSYIEFVDNQDVLDLIEKKGGLIALLDEACMFPRSTHETFAQKLYTTFKNNKRFVKPKLSRTDFTVVHYAGDVTYQADHFLDKNKDYVVAEHQDLLNASSCPFVASLFPSLPEESSKSSKFSSIGSRFKLQLQSLMETLSSTEPHYIRCVKPNNLLKPAIFENTNVIQQLRCGGVLEAIRISCAGYPTRKTFYEFVNRFGVLGPELLEGSNDDKIACQKILEKMKLENYQIGKTKVFLRAGQMADLDARRAEVLGKAARIIQRLMRTYIARKQFVLVRRSATHLQSFVRGTLVRNLYECMRREAAAVKIQKNVRRHKARESYLLLQAATVTLQTGLRAMSARKEFRFRKETKAAVHIQARWRCHRDYSHYKNMQRAVLTYQCAWRQRLARRELRNLKMAARETGALKEAKDKLEKRVEELTWRLGLEKRLRTDLEEAKTQEIAKLQETLHDLQLQVEEAKTMATKEREAARKAIEEAPPVIKETPVLVEDTEKVNSLTAEVDQLKALLQTERQARETAKKEHAEAERRNEELMKKFEGAEKKIEQLQDTAQRLEEKATNMESENKVLRQQAVAISPTAKALAAYPKSPFQLRTPEIVNAPNGEVKSSPDVTPISLNLKELEAEEKPQKSLNEKQQENQDLLIKCVSQDLGFSSGRAIAACVIYRCLLHWRSFEVERTGVFDRIIQTIGSAIEVQDNNDKLAYWLSNSSTLLLLLQRTLKTTGAAGLTPQRRRSTAASFGRVFSGIRASPQSAARPFLGSRLIGGLGDLRQVEAKYPALLFKQQLTAFLEKIYGMIRDNLKKEISPLLGLCIQAPRTSRASLIKGSRSQANALAQQTLIAHWQSIVKILTNYLNVLKANYVPSFLISKVFTQIFSFINVQLFNSLLLRRECCSFSNGEYVKAGLAELEQWCIYATEEYAGSSWEELKHIRQAVGFLVIHQKPKKTLKEITNDLCPVLSIQQLYRISTMYWDDKYGTHTVSSEVISSMRIMMTEDSNNAVSSSFLLDDDSRLFRVPSSVISLRQKCPWSNIAHDTSNHSIPFSVDDISKSMTEIEVTDVDMPPLIRENSGFTFLHQRKD, encoded by the exons ATG GGAACTCCAGCTAACATCATTGTTGGTTCTCATGTTTGGGTGGAGGATCCAACTCTAGCATGGATAGATGGCGAGGTTGTCAGCATAAAAAACAATGAAGTTCATGTGCAGACATCAAATGGGAAAAAG GTTAATACAGACAGATCAAAAGTTTTTCCCAAGGATATGGAAGCTCCACCAGGAGGAGTGGATGATATGACAAGATTATCATACTTACACGAGCCTGGGGTTCTACAGAATCTTGCTACGCGTTATGaactgaatgaaatatat ACTTACACTGGTAGCATTTTGATTGCGGTAAATCCGTTTCAAAGATTACCGCATCTTTATGATACCCACATGATGGAACAATACAAGGGTGCAGATTTTGGGGAGCTGAGTCCACACGTCTTTGCAATTGCTGACGTTGCTTATAG GGAAATGATAAATGAAGGGAAAAACAACTCTATTTTAGTCAGTGGTGAAAGTGGTGCTGGCAAGACTGAAACAACAAAGATGCTTATGAGATATCTAGCACACTTAGGTGGACGATCTGGAGTAGAAGGGCGAACTGTAGAGCAACAAGTTCTAGAG TCAAATCCAGTCCTTGAAGCTTTTGGTAACGCAAAAACTGTGAGGAACAATAACTCGAG TCGCTTTGGCAAGTTTGTGGAGATCCAATTTGACAAGACTGGACGAATCTCGGGAGCTGCTATAAGAACTTACTTGCTGGAAAGATCCCGCGTATGCCAAATAAATACTCCGGAAAGAAATTATCATTGTTTCTATTTTCTTTGTGCGGCACCACCTGAG GATACCCAAAGGTATAAGTTGGCTGATGCTAGATCTTTTCACTACCTCAATCAGTCAAGCTGTATTGAGGTTGAAGGAATTAATGACGCGGAAGAGTATTTAGCAACACGGAGGGCCATGGACATAGTTGGAATCAATGAGGAAGAACAG GAAGCTATATTCCGGGTTGTAGCAGCTGTACTTCATATTGGAAATATAAATTTCGCCAAGGGAAAAGAAGTTGATTCATCTGTGATTCAGGATGATAACTCGAGGTTTCACCTTAACACTGCGTCAGAGCTATTGGA GTGCGATTGCAATAATTTGGAGAAGGCACTAATAACACGAGAAATAGTTACTCCTGAAGAAATAATTACTAGAACACTTGATCCTGAGTCGGCACTTGCTAGTAGAGATGCATTAGCCAAAACAATATACTCCCGATTGTTTGATTG GATCGTGGAAAAAATTAATGTCTCCATTGGACAGGACCCAAACTCTAAACAACTGATTGGTGTTCTTGATATCTATGGATTTGAGAGTTTCAAAATTAACAG TTTTGAACAGTTATGCATCAATTATACAAATGAAAAGCTGCAGCAGCATTTTAATCAG CATGTGTTCAAAATGGAGCAAGAGGAATATACTAGGGAGGAGATAAACTGGAGTTACATAGAGTTTGTTGATAATCAAGATGTGCTAGACTTGATTGAGAAG AAAGGTGGATTGATTGCGCTTCTGGATGAAGCATG TATGTTTCCCAGATCAACACATGAGACATTTGCACAGAAGCTGTATACAACATTTAAGAATAACAAGCGATTTGTCAAACCAAAGCTTTCACGTACAGACTTTACAGTTGTCCATTATGCTGGCGAT GTGACATACCAGGCTGATCATTTCTTAGACAAGAACAAAGATTATGTAGTGGCGGAACATCAGGATTTGCTGAATGCTTCTTCATGTCCTTTTGTAGCTAGCTTATTCCCTTCACTCCCTGAAGaatcatcaaagtcttcaaaatTTTCATCTATTGGGTCACGTTTTAAG CTGCAACTTCAGTCTCTCATGGAGACCTTGAGCTCTACTGAACCCCATTATATTAGATGTGTGAAGCCAAACAATCTCCTCAAGCCAGCCATTTTTGAGAACACAAATGTTATACAACAACTACGATGTGGA GGTGTTCTTGAAGCTATCAGGATAAGCTGTGCTGGATACCCCACAAGAAAAACATTCTATGAATTTGTTAATCGCTTTGGTGTTCTTGGCCCTGAACTTCTAGAAGGAAG TAACGACGATAAGATTGCATGCCAAAAGATTCTGGAAAAAATGAAGTTGGAGAACTACCAG ATAGGAAAAACAAAGGTATTCCTGAGAGCTGGACAAATGGCTGATTTGGATGCACGGAGGGCAGAAGTGTTAGGGAAAGCAGCAAGAATTATACAGAGACTAATGCGTACATATATTGCACGGAAACAGTTTGTTTTGGTTAGGAGATCAGCAACACATCTACAATCTTTTGTTAGAG GGACCTTGGTTCGTAATTTGTACGAATGCATGAGGCGAGAAGCAGCAGCAGTCAAAATACAAAAAAATGTGCGTCGTCACAAAGCACGCGAATCTTATTTACTACTGCAAGCAGCTACAGTCACGCTGCAAACTGGCTTAAGGGCAATGTCTGCTCGCAAAGAATTCAGATTCAGAAAGGAAACCAAAGCAGCTGTCCATATCCAA GCTCGATGGCGCTGCCACAGAGACTATTCACATTACAAGAATATGCAGCGAGCAGTTCTTACTTACCAGTGTGCGTGGAGACAAAGGCTTGCAAGAAGAGAGCTCAGAAATCTCAAGATG GCCGCAAGAGAAACTGGAGCCCTCAAAGAGGCCAAAGATAAGCTTGAGAAGCGCGTTGAAGAGTTAACATGGCGCTTAGGACTGGAGAAGCGATTAAGG ACTGACCTCGAGGAAGCAAAAACTCAGGAAATTGCTAAGCTGCAAGAAACATTGCATGACCTACAGCTTCAAGTTGAAGAAGCAAAGACCATGGCCACTAAGGAAAGAGAAGCAGCGAGAAAGGCAATTGAAGAAGCACCTCCAGTAATCAAAGAGACTCCTGTATTGGTCGAAGACACTGAAAAAGTTAACTCTTTAACAGCTGAAGTTGATCAACTGAAG GCTTTGCTGCAAACTGAAAGGCAAGCCAGAGAGACTGCAAAGAAAGAACATGCTGAAGCTGAACGGAGAAATGAAGAACTAATGAAGAAATTCGAAGGCGCAGAGAAAAAGATTGAGCAACTTCAGGACACTGCCCAGAG GCTGGAAGAGAAAGCAACTAACATGGAGTCGGAGAACAAGGTGCTTCGTCAACAGGCTGTTGCAATTTCTCCTACTGCGAAAGCATTAGCTGCCTATCCCAAGTCTCCTTTCCAA CTGAGAACTCCGGAGATTGTGAATGCTCCGAATGGGGAGGTAAAATCTTCACCA GATGTAACCCCCATCTCACTGAATCTCAAAGAGCTTGAGGCTGAGGAGAAGCCTCAAAAATCACTCAACGAGAAGCAACAG GAAAACCAAGACCTGCTAATCAAGTGTGTATCACAAGATTTGGGATTCTCCAGTGGTAGGGCTATTGCAGCTTGCGTTATATACAGGTGTCTTCTGCACTGGAGATCATTTGAAGTTGAAAGAACTGGTGTTTTTGACCGTATTATTCAAACAATAGGCTCTGCTATAGAG GTCCAGGACAATAATGACAAGTTAGCGTATTGGCTCTCCAATTCATCCacattactcctacttctacaacgGACACTGAAAACGACTGGAGCAGCTGGACTCACTCCTCAGAGGCGAAGGTCAACTGCTGCATCGTTTGGGAGGGTTTTTTCG GGAATTCGAGCTTCACCACAAAGTGCTGCACGACCTTTTCTTGGTAGCCGCTTGATTGGAGGACTAGGTGATCTTCGTCAAGTTGAAGCCAAGTATCCTGCTCTGCTTTTCAAGCAACAACTTACAGCTTTcctcgagaagatatacggaatgaTTAGAGACAATCTGAAGAAAGAGATATCTCCATTGCTTGGTCTTTGCATCCAG GCACCAAGAACATCTCGTGCAAGTTTGATAAAAGGATCTCGTTCTCAAGCAAATGCCTTGGCCCAACAAACTCTGATCGCACATTGGCAGAGTATTGTGAAAATATTAACAAACTACCTGAATGTTTTGAAAGCCAATTAT GTCCCTTCATTCTTAATCAGCAAGGTGTTCACTCAGATATTTTCGTTTATTAATGTCCAGCTGTTCAATAG TCTTCTCCTCCGACGGGAGTGCTGTTCGTTTAGCAACGGAGAATATGTCAAAGCTGGATTGGCTGAGTTAGAGCAGTGGTGCATTTATGCCACTGAAGAG TATGCAGGTTCTTCCTGGGAAGAGTTGAAGCATATTAGGCAGGCCGTTGGATTCCTT GTAATTCATCAAAAGCCAAAGAAAACATTGAAAGAAATCACCAACGATTTGTGCCCT GTCCTTAGCATACAACAGCTATATCGAATCAGTACAATGTATTGGGATGACAAATATGGCACCCACACTGTTTCGTCAGAG GTCATCTCAAGTATGAGAATAATGATGACAGAAGACTCGAACAATGCAGTGAGCAGTTCTTTCTTGTTGGATGACGATTCAAGGTTATTTCGTGTTCCAAGTTCAGTAATTAGTTTACGGCAGAAATGTCCCTGGTCTAACATTGCTCATGatacttcaaaccacagcattccatTCTCGGTGGATGACATCTCAAAGTCAATGACAGAAATCGAGGTAACGGACGTTGATATGCCACCTTTGATCCGGGAGAATTCTGGATTTACTTTCCTACACCAAAGAAAGGACTAA